The following coding sequences lie in one Candidatus Nitrospira allomarina genomic window:
- a CDS encoding TadG family pilus assembly protein translates to MWKKQRWSIVSPLLNQRGVAAINGAFMAVAMGIMAGVTIDVGHALLTQNELHNASDAAALAAARQLGVTYLTLTIAEQQDMGRALTGNEQSQVTAQATAAAFANSASDVSNLSLSQGDVEFGIWDFNAQTFNPTVNRPNAIRATVRRDGAANGAISTFFAGMLGMSTMNISTSSIAALGTSGGPVPPGVADVPFAISTNWFNGVANCDGGIQFSPTGPNGCAGWHVFDQNPANANTLRNTIDGLKDGSYQSPGIIPGQTHFTFTGGEVASAFPNLIDLWDAKKQWNSDTGQYEWDINLPVYQDGGSCSNPSGSITIVGYAKAVVTNVKKKDIQAEVKCDGFFDGTPNPNQAGGGAGALQPLSVYPRLVS, encoded by the coding sequence ATGTGGAAAAAACAACGTTGGTCCATTGTCTCACCGCTCTTGAACCAACGGGGCGTCGCGGCAATCAATGGGGCGTTTATGGCGGTCGCAATGGGCATCATGGCAGGTGTGACGATTGATGTCGGGCATGCCTTGCTCACACAAAATGAATTGCACAATGCCTCGGATGCCGCCGCGCTGGCCGCTGCGAGACAATTGGGTGTGACCTATCTTACCTTGACCATCGCAGAGCAGCAGGACATGGGACGGGCACTCACTGGCAATGAACAATCACAAGTAACTGCTCAGGCGACTGCTGCGGCATTTGCCAACAGTGCTTCAGATGTCAGTAACTTGTCTCTTTCGCAGGGAGATGTTGAGTTTGGGATATGGGATTTCAATGCGCAGACGTTCAACCCAACGGTGAACCGGCCGAATGCCATTCGCGCGACTGTCCGACGTGATGGTGCGGCCAATGGTGCGATATCGACATTTTTTGCCGGTATGTTAGGTATGAGTACTATGAATATTTCCACCAGTTCGATTGCTGCATTAGGGACTTCAGGAGGACCTGTCCCACCGGGAGTGGCCGATGTGCCGTTTGCAATTTCCACTAACTGGTTCAACGGAGTCGCCAACTGCGATGGGGGTATACAATTTTCTCCGACTGGGCCGAATGGCTGTGCGGGATGGCACGTTTTTGATCAGAATCCGGCTAATGCGAATACGCTCCGAAATACTATTGATGGGTTGAAAGATGGAAGCTATCAAAGTCCAGGGATCATCCCAGGGCAGACTCACTTTACGTTTACCGGTGGAGAAGTTGCTTCTGCCTTTCCCAATCTGATCGATCTCTGGGATGCGAAGAAACAATGGAATAGTGATACTGGACAGTATGAATGGGATATCAATCTACCGGTATATCAAGATGGAGGATCTTGTAGTAATCCCAGTGGTTCTATCACCATTGTGGGGTATGCTAAAGCGGTGGTGACCAACGTCAAGAAAAAGGATATTCAAGCGGAAGTGAAATGTGATGGTTTCTTTGATGGAACGCCAAATCCCAACCAGGCTGGTGGGGGCGCTGGGGCGCTTCAGCCCTTATCGGTTTATCCAAGATTAGTGTCCTGA
- a CDS encoding TadE/TadG family type IV pilus assembly protein, which yields MSEHRIKQVLKLRQSERGSTAVEFALILPILASLAFGAIDFGRMLWFKEVLVNATRVGARQGTLFASGNGQAEIEAAITASLAAGGVDPSGLSVVVNGVGSPQGQPLNVVSTIPWNYFVIDKLIPAISTPNLQASVTMMME from the coding sequence ATGAGTGAGCACCGAATCAAACAAGTACTAAAGCTGAGACAATCCGAGCGTGGCTCGACGGCGGTAGAGTTTGCTCTCATTCTACCGATTCTTGCGTCACTTGCATTTGGAGCGATCGATTTTGGGCGCATGTTGTGGTTTAAGGAAGTTTTGGTGAATGCGACCCGTGTGGGAGCGCGCCAGGGGACATTATTTGCTTCGGGCAATGGCCAGGCAGAAATTGAAGCAGCCATCACGGCTTCTCTTGCAGCGGGAGGGGTGGATCCATCAGGGCTCTCGGTGGTGGTTAATGGGGTCGGAAGCCCACAGGGACAGCCGTTAAATGTGGTGTCTACCATCCCCTGGAATTATTTTGTCATCGATAAACTCATTCCTGCGATTTCGACTCCCAACCTACAAGCCTCTGTAACCATGATGATGGAATAA